The Deferribacterota bacterium genome segment AAAAATATATTAATATAACTTATAAAATCTAACATGAATAAATCTAATACAGTAAAAATTGATAATTTGAGCTTAAGTCATAAAGATTTATTGTTTTATAGAATTAAAGATATAGATACCATTATATCTGAATATTCATTTGCTAATCTATATTTATTTAGAAAAAGACATAATTATAAAGTTATAACATTTGATGATAGTATCTATTTAAGTGGTATTACCGTTGATAATATTAATTTTGTTATGCCATTAATAGATCTATATGGCAGAGAGAATGGTGATAGAGAAATAACTAAATTAATTGATTTTGCAAAAAAAGAAGATAAGATTATTTTTCCTGTTGATGAAAGATGGCTTACTAGCTTTAATATGCCTTCCGATAAGATATATTATTGTGAAGCAGATACAGACTATATTTATACTGCTGAAAAGATGTGTACTTATAAGGGGAGAAAACTCCATAAAAAGAGAAATTTATTAAAACAGTTTAAAATAAAATATAACTACAAATCCTTTCCTTTAGTAAAACAGGAGGTCCAAAAAGCAAAAGACGTATTAGACGTGTGGATTAATCAGAACAATTTAAATAAGGCAGATAGTGATTATGAGGCATGTTATGAGGCTTTGGAAAAGATGGATGAATTAATATTGTGTGGTATTATATATTATGTAGATGATGATCCTGCAGGTTTTATTTTAGGCGAGGAGTTGCGTGATGATACATTTGTTGTTCATTTTGCAAAAGCTAAAAAAGAGTATAAAGGCATTTATCAATTTATTTATAACAATTTTGCCAAGATTTTACCAAAGAGATACAAATATCTAAATTTTGAGCAAGACCTTGGTAAAGATTCCCTTAGGATTGCAAAGAGATCATATATACCAGATTATTTACTTAAAAAGTATAGAATAACTCCATAAAACAATAATCTAAATATTTTTATTTAATTGTTAAATGTTTGTTAAATTACCATACTGCTTATAACTTTATTCTTTTTTAAACCTCTATTACTCAGTATTTTTGAGCGTTTTAGAAAATCTTTTGAAAATTATAATATGAAAAATTTACATTATTTCACTTGACATTAATTTAGTAGGCAATGTATTATTTGTCATATAATGGTATAAAATGGTATAATTTGCTATGAACAATCTATATACTAGTTTTAAAGGAAAAAGCATTCACAGTATTAATGAAAGTGGCAGGGTTTCTATACCTTCTAAATTTAGGGATATATTAAAGTCAAAGTATGGTGATGAAAGAATGGTTTTAGTAACCGTGGGAACCCATATTGTATCCTACCCAGTAGCAGAATGGATTAAATTAGAACAAATGTGGGATAATAACCCCCCAAGAGATCAAAAGGTTAAAAAGTTTTTAAGGTATTTATATTCTACTGCTGAAGAGGTAACTGTAGACAAACAGGGTAGAATATTAATCCCCCAAATCTTAAGAGAAAGTGTCAAATTAACAGATGAATGTGTAATTACAGGACAAAGAAACAAGATTGAGATTTGGCCTATAACTAAGTGGAAGGAAGAATTTGAAGGAATAAATGTAGATGAATTATATGAAAGCGTAAGCGATGAATTTCCAGAATTGAGTATATAATATGAAGATTATGCATAAACCAGTAATGACTGATGAATTAATTAATTTTTTAGAGGTAGATAAAAAGACCGGTGTATTTGTAGATTGCACAGGAGGGGGTGGTGGGCATTCTGAGAGTATAGTGAATAAACTTAACAGTGACAGCAGGCTTATCATTATTGATGTTGATGAAGAGGCAGTTAATATTTTGAAGGAGAAATTTAGGCATAACCAAAATGTTACTATAGTTAAAGGTAACTTTAGAGATGTTGATAAGATTCTAGCTGAGTTGGGTATTAGAAGTGTAATTGGTTTATTCGCTGATCTTGGGATGTCCACTTTTCAAGTAAAAGACCCTGATAGAGGCTTTTCATTTATGAATAGTGGGCCGTTAGATATGAGGATGTCAAAAGATATAGAATTAACTGCATATGATATTGTTAATGAATTCTCAAAAGATAGCTTAAAAAATATTATTTATAAATTTGGGGAAGAGAAATTTGCTGGGAGAATTGTAAATTTAATTGTAAAAAAAAGAGCTATTAATAAGATTGTAAGTACAATTCAGCTTGCAAATATAGTAAAAGAAGCAGTTCCTGCTGAATATCAGAGAAAAACTAAATTGCATCCGGCAACAAAGACATTTCAAGCTTTAAGAATATATATAAATAAAGAGCTAGAGGCATTAGAAGAATTATTGAAAAAATTGGAATATATAATTGAGCCAACTGGCAGAGCAGCTTTCATTAGTTTTCATTCATTGGAAGATAGGTTAATTAAAGAAAAGTTTAATTATTATGAAAAAGAATGTATATGTCCGCCTCGTATTGTAAAATGTGTATGTAACAAGAAAAAGACGTTTAATGTGTTAACAAAGAAACCTGTAATACCAAGTGATGAGGAAGTGAAAAATAATCCAATGTCTAGAAGTGCTAAGTTAAGGGTTGCAGAGAGGTTGAAGTGAAAACATTGGAAGCAACTTACAACTATAGAAACTTTTCATTAAAAATTAAAAATGTGTTTTGGTTAATTTTTCTATTTTTCATACTTATCAGTATTGTTTATGTGAGGGTAAACACAATTAAATTAGGCTATGAATTATATTACATGGAACAAAATATTAATAAAAAGAGATATTATTTGCAGGAATTATATGAAAAGAAAATAAATTATTTAGATAACAATAATCTATATAAAGGCGCAAAAGAGCTAAATTTGGAATTCCCTGGCTACAAGAGTGTTTATTATGTTGAATAATAGAGAGTTTAAAGTTTACATATTTGTTGTCCTTGTATTTATTATTTCATTTATAATTATTATAAG includes the following:
- a CDS encoding phosphatidylglycerol lysyltransferase domain-containing protein yields the protein MNKSNTVKIDNLSLSHKDLLFYRIKDIDTIISEYSFANLYLFRKRHNYKVITFDDSIYLSGITVDNINFVMPLIDLYGRENGDREITKLIDFAKKEDKIIFPVDERWLTSFNMPSDKIYYCEADTDYIYTAEKMCTYKGRKLHKKRNLLKQFKIKYNYKSFPLVKQEVQKAKDVLDVWINQNNLNKADSDYEACYEALEKMDELILCGIIYYVDDDPAGFILGEELRDDTFVVHFAKAKKEYKGIYQFIYNNFAKILPKRYKYLNFEQDLGKDSLRIAKRSYIPDYLLKKYRITP
- a CDS encoding division/cell wall cluster transcriptional repressor MraZ: MNNLYTSFKGKSIHSINESGRVSIPSKFRDILKSKYGDERMVLVTVGTHIVSYPVAEWIKLEQMWDNNPPRDQKVKKFLRYLYSTAEEVTVDKQGRILIPQILRESVKLTDECVITGQRNKIEIWPITKWKEEFEGINVDELYESVSDEFPELSI
- the rsmH gene encoding 16S rRNA (cytosine(1402)-N(4))-methyltransferase RsmH, which produces MKIMHKPVMTDELINFLEVDKKTGVFVDCTGGGGGHSESIVNKLNSDSRLIIIDVDEEAVNILKEKFRHNQNVTIVKGNFRDVDKILAELGIRSVIGLFADLGMSTFQVKDPDRGFSFMNSGPLDMRMSKDIELTAYDIVNEFSKDSLKNIIYKFGEEKFAGRIVNLIVKKRAINKIVSTIQLANIVKEAVPAEYQRKTKLHPATKTFQALRIYINKELEALEELLKKLEYIIEPTGRAAFISFHSLEDRLIKEKFNYYEKECICPPRIVKCVCNKKKTFNVLTKKPVIPSDEEVKNNPMSRSAKLRVAERLK